A portion of the Candidatus Krumholzibacteriota bacterium genome contains these proteins:
- the tilS gene encoding tRNA lysidine(34) synthetase TilS translates to MDCIEQTRLWIDSHALIMPGSRIIAAVSGGPDSMAMLTILSCLSEETGFTLAAACFDHRIRDKGEREKMLVLRYCEKLGIETMTGSGDVPLMARRSKTGMEETARNMRYDFLETEARRWRADSVALGHNRDDQAETILHHIIRGSGWKGLSGMPVRRGIFIRPVLSSSRAELREFLGEKGIRYAIDKSNRDNTILRNRIRNRLLPMIRRDFNPSIDDALIRTGENIAEGWKLLDDQLGSLHLIEDSGDIIVKVGDVMELSGFQIYLHLDRILRTRFGIYRDIEKIHFDAAKRLIQSGRSGSMIQLPHGLEIWKEHDSIRIRSILAGIGDKTIEPSVIPSPGSYDLPSWDLTLTIERRGPAKEPRDYDHPGEEFAGIEFPVIIRARSRGDRIIPAGMKGRKKLSDIFIDKKIPLKKRGLIPVFEDKKGIFWVPGIVAAERTKVKDPSEGTVIITLKDPGGVKI, encoded by the coding sequence ATGGATTGCATCGAACAAACCAGGCTCTGGATCGACAGCCATGCCCTCATAATGCCGGGGTCAAGGATCATCGCCGCTGTCTCGGGAGGCCCCGACTCGATGGCCATGCTGACGATCCTCTCCTGCCTGTCGGAAGAAACAGGATTCACCCTGGCCGCCGCCTGTTTCGACCATCGTATCCGCGACAAGGGAGAACGCGAAAAAATGCTGGTCCTCAGGTACTGCGAAAAGCTCGGCATCGAAACCATGACCGGTTCAGGCGACGTACCCCTTATGGCCAGGCGGTCAAAAACAGGAATGGAAGAGACAGCGCGCAATATGAGATATGATTTCCTGGAAACAGAAGCGCGACGATGGCGGGCTGATTCGGTAGCACTTGGTCACAACCGGGATGATCAGGCAGAGACGATCCTTCATCATATCATAAGGGGTTCGGGCTGGAAGGGACTTTCCGGAATGCCGGTAAGACGAGGGATATTCATCAGGCCGGTCCTCTCGTCGAGCAGGGCCGAACTGAGAGAGTTCCTCGGGGAAAAAGGGATCAGATACGCGATTGACAAGAGCAACAGGGACAATACAATACTCAGAAACCGTATCCGCAACAGGCTTCTTCCGATGATCAGGCGCGATTTCAATCCATCGATCGACGACGCCCTGATAAGGACCGGAGAAAATATCGCCGAAGGTTGGAAACTCCTTGACGATCAGCTTGGATCCCTTCATCTCATCGAGGATTCTGGCGACATCATTGTCAAAGTCGGGGATGTCATGGAGCTGAGCGGTTTTCAGATCTACCTGCATCTGGACCGTATACTGAGGACGAGATTCGGCATCTACCGCGATATTGAAAAGATCCATTTCGACGCGGCGAAGAGACTCATACAGTCTGGCAGATCGGGCAGCATGATCCAGCTTCCTCATGGACTTGAGATCTGGAAAGAACATGACAGTATAAGGATCAGGTCCATCTTGGCCGGTATCGGGGATAAAACGATAGAACCGTCGGTCATACCATCCCCGGGGAGCTACGATCTGCCGTCATGGGATCTGACTCTGACGATCGAACGGCGTGGACCAGCGAAGGAACCCCGAGACTACGATCATCCGGGAGAGGAATTTGCCGGTATCGAGTTTCCCGTCATCATCAGGGCGAGGAGCCGGGGTGACAGGATTATCCCGGCGGGAATGAAGGGAAGAAAAAAACTGAGCGATATCTTCATCGACAAAAAAATACCGCTTAAAAAGCGCGGACTGATCCCCGTTTTCGAGGATAAAAAAGGGATCTTCTGGGTTCCGGGAATAGTCGCCGCCGAAAGGACAAAGGTGAAGGATCCATCGGAAGGGACTGTTATCATTACCCTTAAAGATCCAGGAGGCGTGAAAATTTAA
- the hpt gene encoding hypoxanthine phosphoribosyltransferase, translating to MTEYKTIFSAEEIEKRVCELAGEISNDYTDGKPVFITLLKGAFIFMADLVRHLTIPHEIDFVSLSSYRNGAKRSNVIEVVNHIRADLRDRDVIIIDEIVDSGHTLSLLLRTIGEKRTKSLRVCTLLDKPSARKTDVPVHYSGFKIPDIFVVGYGLDYMEMHRNLPFIAELTPQLKELAITADNRQ from the coding sequence ATGACTGAATACAAGACGATATTTTCCGCCGAGGAGATCGAAAAAAGAGTCTGTGAACTGGCCGGAGAGATATCAAACGACTATACGGATGGCAAGCCGGTTTTCATAACGCTCCTTAAAGGAGCTTTTATTTTTATGGCGGACCTCGTCCGCCATCTTACGATTCCCCATGAGATCGATTTCGTCTCACTCTCATCCTACCGCAACGGCGCCAAAAGAAGTAATGTGATCGAGGTAGTAAACCATATAAGAGCAGATCTGAGAGACCGGGATGTCATCATCATTGACGAAATAGTCGATTCAGGTCACACGCTTTCCCTTCTTTTAAGGACGATAGGCGAGAAGAGGACGAAAAGCTTGAGAGTCTGCACTCTTCTCGACAAACCGTCTGCCAGAAAGACGGATGTCCCGGTTCATTACAGCGGATTCAAGATCCCGGACATCTTCGTGGTCGGATATGGCCTCGATTACATGGAGATGCACAGGAACCTGCCATTCATTGCGGAACTGACACCACAACTAAAAGAACTGGCAATAACCGCCGATAACCGACAGTAG